A genomic stretch from Candidatus Flexicrinis proximus includes:
- a CDS encoding PD40 domain-containing protein, giving the protein MAGNAELQRKLNQGVEAAKSGDRAAARRLLEEVVEQDERNELAWIWLATVATGASERREYLRRVLAINPRNQRAREALTRLGDEPVAASGRAAASQAQSLQENVRRTDALANRRRGGSTGLIFVIAAAAFLLAGLGIILFGSGVLNPPAPTVTPPSIAQDVPPAGATATLPPQPSSTPVPIELITRSAPTLPATATATLTATPSPTLQVTEPFALNTFEVFYVSQDPAVPEPSLFSILADGTNDGLIEDRMRDVAFAPDGFTFAFVRDVIADSGARAPEIFVTTLGDTGIVTQVTRLGAADTASPSFSPDASHLVFSSSAGGSTPDLWVVSVDGGTPAALTQSPEGEREPAWSPAGGKIAFTSDQGSAGSTEIYIVNVTDDGEALGAAAQATDADRSSYAPSWSSDGRFITFASDRTGDGDIFTMDGQGNNEQLMTIDDQDAEDRRPGFSPDGRWITFVSNREEGTFQTYVIRNNGTNVQRITLNPRVDVSAQFRPRSLTE; this is encoded by the coding sequence GTGGCTGGAAACGCGGAACTTCAACGTAAACTCAATCAGGGTGTCGAAGCGGCTAAATCAGGCGACCGCGCTGCTGCGCGCCGCTTGCTTGAGGAGGTCGTCGAACAGGACGAACGCAACGAGCTGGCCTGGATTTGGCTGGCCACCGTCGCGACCGGTGCATCGGAACGCCGCGAGTACCTTCGCAGAGTGCTCGCCATCAACCCACGCAATCAGCGTGCGCGCGAAGCCCTTACGCGTCTGGGCGACGAGCCTGTCGCGGCTTCCGGTCGCGCCGCCGCTTCACAGGCACAATCGCTTCAGGAAAATGTCCGTCGCACCGACGCCCTTGCCAACCGCCGGCGCGGCGGCAGCACCGGCCTCATCTTTGTCATCGCGGCGGCCGCGTTCCTGCTGGCCGGCCTCGGCATCATCCTCTTCGGCAGCGGCGTCCTCAATCCGCCGGCTCCCACCGTAACCCCGCCCTCCATCGCCCAGGATGTCCCGCCCGCCGGCGCGACCGCGACGCTGCCTCCGCAGCCCAGCAGCACCCCCGTGCCGATCGAGCTGATCACGCGTTCTGCGCCGACTCTCCCCGCCACCGCCACGGCAACTTTGACCGCCACGCCTTCGCCGACTCTCCAGGTCACCGAGCCGTTCGCGCTCAACACCTTCGAGGTCTTTTACGTCAGCCAGGACCCGGCCGTGCCGGAACCGTCGCTGTTCTCCATTCTGGCCGACGGCACCAACGACGGCCTGATTGAAGACCGCATGCGTGATGTCGCCTTCGCCCCGGATGGCTTTACTTTCGCCTTCGTCCGCGATGTCATCGCGGATAGTGGTGCCCGCGCGCCCGAAATCTTCGTCACCACCCTTGGTGATACCGGCATCGTCACCCAGGTCACCCGCCTCGGCGCTGCGGATACCGCCAGCCCCAGCTTCTCGCCAGACGCCTCGCACCTCGTGTTCAGCAGCAGCGCCGGCGGCAGCACCCCCGATCTGTGGGTGGTTTCCGTCGACGGCGGCACGCCGGCCGCCTTGACTCAGTCCCCGGAAGGGGAGCGCGAGCCGGCCTGGTCTCCTGCGGGCGGCAAGATCGCCTTTACGTCCGATCAGGGTTCCGCTGGCTCCACCGAAATTTACATCGTCAACGTCACTGACGATGGTGAAGCGCTGGGTGCCGCGGCCCAGGCCACCGACGCTGACCGCAGCAGCTACGCGCCTTCGTGGTCTTCTGATGGACGCTTCATCACCTTCGCCAGCGATCGCACCGGGGATGGCGATATCTTCACCATGGACGGTCAGGGCAATAACGAACAGCTCATGACCATCGACGATCAGGATGCCGAAGACCGGCGCCCCGGTTTCAGCCCCGACGGCCGCTGGATCACCTTCGTCTCCAACCGCGAAGAAGGCACCTTCCAGACCTATGTCATTCGGAACAACGGTACCAACGTCCAGCGGATCACCCTCAACCCCCGCGTCGACGTATCCGCCCAGTTCCGTCCGCGCAGCTTAACCGAATAA
- a CDS encoding HAD hydrolase-like protein — translation MLVLFDLDGTLMRGKGLGRPVTEATISEVFGLNIDLASHWFGGKTDWHSLEELLIPHGVSADDIEQKLRDYMDVKVRIMAEMIKTIPMWALPGALETVQALRQRPHLTLGVLTGNVETTAIFKLRSVGFDPEWFPVGAFGHEAVSRNDLPPIALERAVAYARREFAPDEVWIVGDTVADIECARAHNLRVVAVTTGFQSREDLIAAKPDYLIDDLRDLLAILP, via the coding sequence ATGTTGGTGCTTTTCGATCTCGACGGCACGCTCATGCGTGGCAAAGGCTTGGGGCGTCCGGTCACGGAAGCCACCATCAGCGAAGTGTTTGGACTGAACATCGACCTCGCCAGCCATTGGTTCGGCGGCAAGACTGACTGGCACAGCCTGGAGGAACTCCTGATCCCTCATGGCGTGTCCGCCGACGACATCGAGCAGAAACTGCGCGACTACATGGACGTCAAAGTGCGGATCATGGCCGAGATGATCAAAACCATCCCCATGTGGGCCCTTCCCGGTGCGCTGGAAACCGTTCAGGCGCTCCGCCAGCGGCCGCACCTCACCCTGGGCGTCCTGACCGGCAATGTAGAAACCACCGCCATCTTCAAGCTCAGGAGCGTCGGTTTTGACCCGGAGTGGTTCCCCGTCGGCGCCTTCGGCCATGAAGCCGTCAGCCGCAACGACCTGCCCCCCATCGCCCTTGAGCGCGCCGTCGCCTATGCCCGCCGCGAATTTGCGCCCGATGAAGTCTGGATCGTTGGTGATACCGTCGCCGATATCGAGTGCGCCCGCGCCCATAACCTCCGCGTCGTCGCCGTCACCACCGGCTTTCAATCCCGCGAAGACCTGATCGCCGCTAAACCCGACTACCTCATCGACGACCTGCGCGACCTGCTGGCGATCTTGCCGTAA
- a CDS encoding aldo/keto reductase, which produces MNTRRLGSLEVTEVGVGCNNFGRRIDEAASIAVVHAALDAGINFFDTADIYGETLSEQILGKALGARRGEALIATKFGHKIDEERKGAHPDYIKRAAEDSLRRLGTDYIDLYQLHTPDASVPIADTLGALNELVAAGKVREIGCSNFSVAQLREAEEAVQPGAAKFASVQNHYSLFYNAAEQPVIEECRRTGMGYLPFFPLASGLLTGKHRLGQPTVEGTRLSGTPRGNELLTEQNLTIVENLITYAGDHGHTILELAFGWLLWHEMIPSVIAGATTPAQINANVAAATWYLTDVEIAEINGIVSP; this is translated from the coding sequence ATGAATACCCGACGGCTCGGCAGCCTTGAGGTCACGGAAGTAGGTGTCGGCTGCAACAATTTCGGACGGCGAATCGACGAAGCGGCATCGATAGCTGTGGTCCATGCGGCGCTCGACGCGGGGATCAATTTCTTCGATACGGCGGATATTTACGGCGAAACGCTAAGCGAGCAAATCCTGGGGAAAGCGCTGGGAGCGCGGCGGGGCGAAGCGCTGATCGCGACGAAATTCGGCCACAAGATCGACGAGGAGCGGAAAGGGGCGCACCCGGATTATATCAAGCGGGCAGCCGAGGACAGCCTGAGGCGACTGGGGACAGATTACATCGACCTGTACCAGCTGCACACGCCGGACGCGAGCGTGCCGATCGCCGATACGCTGGGGGCGCTGAACGAGCTGGTGGCCGCGGGGAAAGTGCGCGAGATCGGCTGCTCGAATTTCTCGGTGGCGCAGCTGCGCGAAGCGGAGGAGGCCGTGCAACCGGGCGCGGCTAAATTCGCTAGTGTCCAGAACCACTACAGCCTGTTTTATAACGCGGCGGAGCAACCGGTGATCGAGGAATGCCGGCGGACGGGGATGGGGTATCTGCCGTTCTTTCCGCTGGCGAGCGGCCTGCTGACGGGGAAACACCGGCTGGGGCAGCCGACGGTTGAAGGCACGCGGCTGAGCGGCACGCCGCGCGGAAATGAGCTGCTGACAGAGCAGAACCTGACGATCGTAGAGAACCTGATCACGTATGCCGGTGACCACGGACATACGATCCTGGAACTGGCGTTCGGGTGGCTGCTGTGGCACGAGATGATTCCGTCGGTAATCGCCGGGGCGACGACGCCGGCGCAGATTAACGCGAACGTCGCGGCGGCGACGTGGTACCTGACCGACGTGGAGATTGCGGAAATCAACGGGATCGTTTCGCCCTGA
- a CDS encoding PD40 domain-containing protein → MSQAHDSLLRQAIELAQANKRVEARQLILKVVTQDEENARAWMLLARVTPDLNERRTALMNVVNLEPFNTKAQQALAELEGKMAISRAVGDDPEKRSRGRRIVRVFLYFLLTVMTLIIVGVLILVMIKNNERKDDVAEVTNARETYVRQTSVAALAIEATATAVQQAIVDITSTYVAFPTLTFTPRPTLPPENTSTPTVTPTASLTPIASPQGLTGQIIGWGGRLATEGETDFPIIFISVTDGAITQVSGSNRGQNVTAINTSRVIYQRYFRDVFRSELSKLDAVSGISEAMSNEWDGTTLLVGETQWPHLTPDGRMLVFSATSPADDTLGIYLYDTLAAGEKLRRLTADGNNYTMPTISPDGTRIVAVRSAKSPNPPSTDLVLIDVASGTVEDWTTDGDTTVETTPRWSPDGKLVAYVVVNAETGNGDILLRTTEGIVNVFPVTRTPETNEIFPVFSPDSRYMAYSSDIVEGYNIFIYDLLTNAFFQLTFDDEAFYPGVWLN, encoded by the coding sequence ATGTCGCAAGCTCACGACTCTCTCCTCAGACAGGCCATCGAACTGGCACAGGCCAACAAGCGCGTCGAAGCGCGTCAGCTTATCCTCAAAGTCGTCACGCAGGATGAGGAAAATGCGCGCGCCTGGATGCTTCTTGCGCGTGTCACGCCCGATCTGAACGAGCGCCGTACCGCGCTCATGAACGTCGTCAATCTTGAGCCGTTCAATACCAAGGCTCAACAGGCGCTCGCCGAGCTGGAAGGCAAAATGGCCATCAGCCGCGCCGTCGGTGACGATCCCGAAAAGCGCTCCCGTGGCCGCCGAATTGTCCGGGTTTTCCTCTACTTTCTTCTCACCGTGATGACCCTCATCATCGTCGGCGTGCTGATCCTCGTCATGATCAAGAACAACGAGCGCAAGGACGATGTAGCTGAGGTCACCAACGCGCGCGAAACTTATGTGCGCCAGACCTCCGTTGCCGCGCTCGCCATCGAAGCCACCGCCACCGCCGTCCAGCAGGCCATCGTCGACATCACCAGCACTTATGTCGCTTTCCCGACCCTCACCTTTACGCCGCGTCCGACCTTGCCGCCGGAAAATACCTCGACTCCCACCGTCACTCCGACCGCCAGCCTGACCCCCATCGCCTCTCCTCAGGGGCTGACCGGTCAGATCATCGGCTGGGGCGGCCGACTGGCCACCGAAGGCGAGACCGACTTCCCGATCATCTTCATCTCCGTCACCGATGGCGCCATCACCCAGGTCTCCGGCTCCAACCGTGGCCAGAACGTCACCGCCATCAACACCAGCCGCGTCATCTATCAGCGCTATTTCCGCGACGTGTTCCGCAGCGAACTCTCCAAGCTTGATGCCGTATCGGGCATCAGCGAAGCCATGTCCAACGAGTGGGATGGCACGACTTTGCTCGTCGGCGAAACCCAGTGGCCGCACCTCACCCCGGACGGGCGCATGCTCGTCTTTTCCGCCACTTCTCCCGCGGATGACACCCTCGGCATCTATCTCTACGATACCTTGGCAGCGGGTGAAAAACTGCGCCGCCTCACGGCGGATGGCAACAATTACACCATGCCCACCATCTCGCCGGATGGCACCCGCATTGTCGCGGTCAGGTCCGCCAAATCGCCCAATCCCCCCAGCACCGACCTCGTCTTGATCGATGTCGCGTCGGGGACCGTTGAAGACTGGACGACCGACGGAGATACCACCGTCGAGACCACTCCGCGCTGGTCGCCTGACGGCAAGCTGGTCGCTTATGTGGTCGTCAATGCTGAGACCGGTAACGGCGATATCCTCCTACGGACCACCGAAGGTATCGTCAACGTCTTCCCCGTCACGCGGACGCCGGAAACCAACGAAATCTTCCCGGTGTTCAGCCCCGACTCGCGCTACATGGCCTATTCGAGCGATATCGTCGAAGGCTACAACATCTTCATCTACGATCTGCTCACCAACGCCTTCTTCCAGTTGACGTTTGATGACGAGGCTTTCTATCCAGGTGTGTGGCTCAATTAA
- a CDS encoding phosphatidate cytidylyltransferase — protein MTSTDGLSSAPKSTQNRPALSNMQVRILAGVPWLLGALLCLAWGEWPWAIFITLGAVVGVLEFYEMTRGRPEQAVTPVGAVAALLIMLGVEVNQPALWIGAFFAAGLLGFALARRRDPPNAARQAAMTLLGLVYVAFPLATTEILRREIGVFGVLLAIFITAGTDTFAYFGGRMWGKTPLAPRISPKKTVEGFVIGLVGGALLTALLLAISGGLYGAGLLIPLLGPPLAVVGDLLESALKRHYAVKDSHLPHFNIIPGHGGVLDRADSLLLVAPFVTAVLALMGMF, from the coding sequence ATGACATCGACCGACGGCCTATCTTCCGCGCCGAAATCTACGCAGAATCGCCCTGCGCTGTCCAACATGCAGGTTCGGATTCTTGCTGGGGTCCCCTGGCTCCTGGGCGCCCTCTTGTGCCTGGCCTGGGGCGAATGGCCGTGGGCCATCTTCATCACCCTCGGCGCAGTCGTCGGCGTCCTCGAATTCTACGAGATGACCCGTGGTCGTCCCGAACAGGCCGTTACACCGGTCGGGGCCGTCGCCGCGCTCCTGATCATGCTCGGCGTTGAAGTCAACCAGCCGGCGCTCTGGATCGGCGCGTTCTTCGCTGCCGGCCTCCTCGGTTTCGCGCTGGCCCGCCGCCGCGACCCGCCCAACGCCGCCAGACAGGCCGCCATGACCCTCCTCGGTCTGGTCTATGTTGCCTTTCCGTTGGCGACCACTGAAATTCTCCGGCGCGAGATTGGCGTTTTTGGCGTATTATTGGCCATCTTCATCACAGCGGGAACAGATACCTTCGCCTATTTCGGCGGCCGCATGTGGGGCAAGACTCCTCTCGCGCCGCGCATTTCGCCCAAGAAAACGGTCGAAGGATTTGTGATCGGTTTGGTGGGGGGGGCGCTTTTGACCGCTCTCCTTTTGGCAATCTCCGGTGGGCTTTACGGCGCGGGGCTTCTGATCCCGCTCCTCGGGCCGCCCCTCGCGGTCGTCGGGGACTTGCTCGAATCGGCGCTCAAGCGCCATTATGCGGTCAAGGACTCGCATCTGCCGCACTTCAACATCATCCCGGGACATGGCGGCGTCCTGGATCGGGCCGACTCGCTCTTGCTTGTCGCGCCCTTTGTCACGGCGGTACTGGCCCTCATGGGGATGTTCTGA
- a CDS encoding acyl-CoA dehydrogenase family protein — MTNAAIQGRADLQAWETAKPSNFFTADSNLRAVLQRIMGPARYAAFEPQMAHFGAHVATVLDQWAREEDRIGFHPRLDRFDGIGQRTEAIEFHPHHDAAGAIIWQSGILALQAEPGHTVEQMALFYLLGHNGEGGHSCSIACTAGLIRALQAVGDPALQAAFLPPLLSPDYAAKQHGAQFLTEVQGGSDVGANALHAALDSGGAWRLTGEKWFCSNVNAEQFLVMARPEGAPDGTRGLAVFLVPRQLQDGGANGFSIRRLKDKLGTRTLASAELDFDAALAYPIGPLDAGFKTTVELVLNTSRLLNAVSCAGIMRRAAIEAGTYACHRRAFGQPIASFPLVQEAVADIVAESSAAVASGFMLAALLDTIELGTATEDDHTAYRLLVNLNKYTTSIRGSTAVHQAIEVLGGNGAIETFSILPRLYRDMVVLESWEGTHNVLCLQVLRDIQRYRLHEPYFRWLDTLLSTFQSPRLQQEREHVAAASRAAAALLARIAALPADAQQAHARRLADALILPAQAALLLAEAQWESDHGSPTLKSQIATHFINTHIRPDYDPLDDTEYLPRLAALMGAV; from the coding sequence ATGACTAATGCAGCGATTCAGGGCCGCGCCGACCTGCAGGCCTGGGAAACCGCCAAACCATCCAATTTCTTCACCGCCGACTCCAATCTCCGGGCTGTTTTGCAGCGAATTATGGGTCCGGCGCGCTATGCCGCCTTTGAGCCGCAGATGGCGCACTTTGGCGCCCATGTTGCCACCGTCCTCGACCAGTGGGCCAGGGAGGAAGACCGTATCGGCTTCCACCCCCGTCTGGATCGCTTCGACGGCATCGGCCAGCGCACCGAAGCCATCGAGTTCCACCCGCACCACGATGCCGCCGGCGCCATCATCTGGCAGTCCGGCATCCTTGCGCTTCAGGCCGAGCCGGGCCATACCGTCGAGCAGATGGCCCTCTTCTACCTCCTCGGCCACAACGGGGAGGGCGGGCATTCCTGTTCAATCGCCTGCACAGCCGGCCTCATCCGCGCCCTCCAGGCCGTCGGCGATCCCGCCCTGCAGGCCGCATTCCTGCCGCCGCTCCTCTCTCCAGACTACGCCGCCAAGCAGCACGGCGCGCAGTTCCTCACCGAAGTCCAGGGCGGCAGCGATGTCGGCGCCAATGCCCTCCATGCCGCCCTCGACTCCGGCGGCGCGTGGCGCCTCACCGGCGAAAAGTGGTTCTGCAGCAACGTCAACGCCGAACAGTTCCTCGTCATGGCCCGCCCCGAGGGCGCCCCGGACGGCACGCGCGGACTGGCCGTATTCCTTGTCCCGCGTCAGTTGCAGGACGGCGGCGCCAACGGCTTCTCGATCCGCCGCCTCAAGGACAAGCTCGGTACGCGTACCCTTGCCAGCGCCGAACTGGACTTCGATGCCGCCCTCGCATATCCCATCGGGCCGCTCGACGCCGGCTTCAAGACCACCGTCGAACTCGTCCTCAATACCTCGCGCCTCCTCAATGCCGTAAGCTGCGCCGGGATCATGCGCCGCGCCGCCATCGAAGCCGGCACCTATGCCTGCCACCGCCGCGCCTTCGGTCAGCCCATCGCCTCATTCCCGCTCGTCCAGGAAGCCGTCGCCGATATCGTCGCGGAAAGCAGCGCGGCGGTCGCCTCCGGCTTCATGTTGGCCGCCCTTCTCGACACCATCGAGCTCGGCACGGCCACCGAAGACGACCACACCGCCTACCGGCTCCTCGTCAACCTCAACAAGTACACCACCAGCATTCGCGGCAGCACCGCCGTCCATCAGGCCATCGAAGTCCTCGGCGGCAACGGTGCCATCGAGACTTTCAGCATTCTGCCGCGCCTCTACCGCGATATGGTCGTCCTCGAAAGCTGGGAAGGGACGCACAACGTCCTCTGTCTGCAAGTCCTCCGCGACATCCAGCGCTACCGCCTCCATGAGCCCTATTTCCGCTGGCTCGACACCCTGCTCTCAACCTTCCAGTCCCCACGCCTTCAGCAGGAGCGCGAACACGTCGCCGCCGCATCCCGCGCCGCCGCCGCGCTTCTGGCGCGTATCGCCGCGCTTCCCGCCGACGCCCAGCAGGCGCACGCGCGCCGCCTCGCAGACGCGCTCATCCTGCCGGCTCAGGCCGCCCTCCTGCTCGCCGAAGCGCAGTGGGAGTCCGATCACGGCTCCCCGACGCTCAAGTCCCAGATAGCCACGCACTTCATCAATACCCATATCCGCCCGGACTACGATCCGCTTGACGACACCGAGTATCTGCCGCGCCTCGCAGCGCTGATGGGAGCAGTTTAG
- a CDS encoding SufE family protein: protein MLKYPEKLADLVEDFSTITDRNERVEALIEIADRFDEVRVPASVATKPYPEENHVTYCESDAYVWALDNPDGSLKFYFDVLNPQGLSAMAIAVVLDETLSGAPLEQVVTIDNDIVFKLFGKEISMGKGQGLMGMIAMVRGEAQRRLRSGA, encoded by the coding sequence ATGCTCAAATATCCTGAGAAACTGGCGGACCTGGTGGAAGATTTCTCGACCATTACGGACCGCAACGAACGCGTCGAAGCGCTGATCGAGATTGCCGACCGGTTCGACGAGGTGCGCGTGCCGGCATCGGTGGCGACCAAGCCGTATCCTGAAGAGAACCATGTGACGTACTGCGAGAGCGACGCCTATGTGTGGGCGCTGGACAACCCGGACGGGTCGCTTAAGTTCTACTTCGACGTGCTGAATCCGCAGGGGCTGTCGGCGATGGCGATCGCGGTGGTATTGGACGAAACGCTGTCCGGGGCGCCGCTGGAACAGGTGGTAACGATCGACAACGACATCGTGTTCAAGCTGTTCGGGAAAGAAATCTCGATGGGCAAAGGACAGGGGTTGATGGGCATGATCGCGATGGTGCGGGGCGAAGCGCAGAGACGACTGCGGTCCGGGGCGTGA
- a CDS encoding sulfurtransferase: MSNIQERGYANPDVLVSTDWLAAHLNDPTIRIVESNEDPLLYPSGHVPGAVQIDWTHDLNDPVRRDYLDRAGFEKLASRNGISNDTTVVFYGDKNNWWATYALWVFRLFGHDKVKVVDGGRTKWELEKREVTREVPHYTATSYTAPERDDTKIRAFREQVLAHVRAGLPLVDVRSPGEYSGELLHMPNYPQEGALRGGHIPGAQSVPWARAANPEDGTFKSAAELKAIYEGEKGLNPNDQIIAYCRIGERSSHSWFVLTYLLGYKNVRNYDGSWTEWGNSVGVPIEK; the protein is encoded by the coding sequence ATGAGTAACATTCAAGAACGCGGGTATGCAAACCCGGACGTGCTGGTCTCGACGGATTGGCTGGCTGCCCATCTGAACGACCCGACGATCCGGATCGTCGAGTCTAACGAAGATCCGCTGCTGTATCCGTCGGGGCACGTGCCGGGCGCGGTCCAGATCGACTGGACACACGACCTGAACGACCCAGTGCGGCGGGATTATCTGGACAGAGCCGGGTTCGAAAAGCTGGCGTCGCGCAACGGCATCAGCAACGACACGACGGTGGTGTTCTATGGCGATAAGAACAACTGGTGGGCGACGTATGCGCTGTGGGTCTTCCGGCTGTTCGGGCATGACAAAGTCAAGGTGGTCGACGGCGGGCGCACAAAGTGGGAACTGGAAAAGCGCGAAGTGACGCGCGAGGTCCCGCACTACACGGCGACCAGTTACACGGCGCCGGAGCGCGACGACACGAAAATCCGCGCGTTCCGCGAGCAGGTGCTGGCGCATGTGCGCGCAGGTCTGCCGCTGGTGGACGTGCGCAGCCCGGGCGAGTACAGCGGCGAGCTGCTGCACATGCCGAACTATCCGCAGGAAGGCGCACTGCGCGGCGGCCATATCCCCGGCGCACAGAGCGTGCCGTGGGCACGCGCGGCCAACCCGGAAGACGGCACGTTCAAGTCGGCGGCTGAGCTGAAGGCGATCTATGAAGGCGAGAAGGGGCTGAATCCCAACGACCAGATAATTGCGTACTGCCGCATCGGCGAGCGCAGCAGCCATTCATGGTTTGTGCTGACCTACCTGCTTGGCTACAAGAACGTGCGTAACTATGACGGCTCGTGGACAGAATGGGGCAATTCGGTCGGCGTGCCGATCGAGAAGTAA
- a CDS encoding DUF2179 domain-containing protein: MTITPEILLAAGAIFLLRVLNYAISTIRTVLIARGRRVGASGLAFVEAFLFAVVIASIVQDISTNVLNLIAYCLGAAAGGWVGMAIESRYITSYLSINVIPHMKDAGHQIALLLREAGFGVTETLGEGRDGAVTLLRCVVVKRQVAAVLRIARSVDPDAFISMEEAHAIYRGWLNQRSTPRERNADF; encoded by the coding sequence ATGACGATCACACCGGAAATACTGCTCGCAGCGGGTGCGATATTTCTGCTGCGGGTGCTCAACTACGCGATCAGTACGATACGAACGGTGCTAATTGCGCGTGGGAGACGGGTTGGCGCGTCGGGGCTGGCGTTTGTCGAAGCGTTCCTGTTTGCGGTGGTGATCGCAAGTATCGTACAGGACATCTCAACGAACGTGCTGAACCTGATCGCGTACTGCCTGGGCGCGGCAGCGGGGGGCTGGGTCGGGATGGCGATCGAATCGCGCTACATCACGAGCTACCTGTCGATCAATGTGATACCGCATATGAAAGACGCCGGGCATCAGATCGCGCTGCTGCTGCGCGAGGCGGGATTCGGGGTCACGGAGACCCTGGGCGAAGGGCGCGACGGCGCGGTGACGCTGCTGCGGTGCGTCGTCGTCAAGCGGCAGGTCGCGGCGGTGCTGCGGATCGCGCGCAGCGTGGACCCCGATGCGTTCATTTCGATGGAAGAAGCACACGCGATCTACCGCGGCTGGCTGAACCAACGCAGTACGCCGAGAGAACGAAACGCGGATTTCTAA